The window CCTTGGGCAGCATACCGATCAGATTTTGCGGGAGCGATTAAAGCTCGATCCTGAGACAATTGCCGCATTACAAGAAAAAGGCATCATCTAACTCCTAACAAGCGCTTGTAATGCTGATCATGACGCCGATGCAGTCATTGCAGTAATTTCCAGAACTTCTCGCCGTAGCACAATGGATAGTGCACATGCCTCCTAAGCGTGGGATACAGGTTCGATTCCTGTCGGCGGGACCACTCCTTAATAAAAAACTTATCCACAGCCCATGTGGATAAATCTCTAAAAGTTTTCGTAAGTCTCAGATTTGTATGGAGCGACCTAGATTGCTTAAATTATGTGCATCTGTCTCTGATAATAAAATCAGAAAAGATCTGTTGACAATTCAAATTTGCTTATGAATTTAAAGGCAGATTTTTTAAAAGTTGGCAATTTCTCTTACACTGAAGCCATGCATAAGATCACTACTAGCACCATCGCAGCTCTCGAGGAGATGCTCCAAAACTCAGCACGGCCAGCCCCGCAGGACTTTTTACCCATTTACTTTTTAGGTGGCGCTACAGTGAGGCTAGTTATTGGGCACCTAAACCCGGATTTCGCTCCTTATTTACTGGAATCCTTGGCTAAAAACCCGATTGCTCATGTAGAAATGGGTCATGATCAAATGACTATCGGTCGCGCAAGGCCCCTAGCACTCTCAGGGAGTCTGGCGAAATTAGCCGATCGGATGCACCAAGGCGGGTTCATTCCTGGCTGGCGAAAAGAGGATTTTGCGTGGATTGACGAAAATGGTCATGAATACTTCCGTTTAGAACGTTCAGCCTTCCGGACTTTTGGCTTTCGTAGCATGGCAACCCATATCAACGGCTATACCAAGGCCGGCAACCTCTGGCTTGGACGCCGGAGCGAAACCAAGGCTACTGACCCTGGTCGCTTAGATAACCTGGCGGCAGGCGGGATTGGAGCTGATGAAACACCGTGGGTGAACGCCCGACGTGAACTTTGGGAAGAAGCGGGTGTTCCTCCCCAGATTTCTGATCAAATCGAGCCGATCGGTCGTATTCATATGCGCCGCCCCATTCCGGGACGGGGTTTTCATGATGAGCAGCTCTATATCTATGATTTAGAGCTTGCCGAAAACTTTGTACCCACCAACCATGATGGCGAAGTCAGTAGTTTTATTGAAATCTCACTTTCTGAGGCTGCAGCGCGCATTTTGGCCGATGAATTCACAGGCGATGCTGCCTTTGTAACGGCCGATTTCATTTTGCGCAATACCAAGGCCAGCTGAGTTTGACCGACTAAGCTGGTAACTTGATTTTGATCATCCATGCCAGAACTAATTCGTGGTTAAATGTGTCTTAAGGATGAAACAGGGGTGCCCTCCAGCGTTGTTTGCTACGAGGAGCTGAGAAAGACCCTATAACCCGATCCAGGTAATGCTGGCGTGGGGAGTTTTTATCAGACCGTCACCCGGTTTCGTCCATCTAAATTAAGTCAGGAGATGGACATGAGTGCGAACAATAAAACAAAACAAGAGATTCCAAGTTTAAAGAGCTTGGAGCGCGATTTCGGCCAGAAATTTGCCTACCCAGCGTCTACGAAAACCTATCTAGAGGGATCACGCCCAGATATCAAGGCGCCGATTCGAATGATTGAACAGCTATCGACGCGCGTTGGTGAAGAGATGGTGGCCAATCCCCCTATTCCTGTTTATGACACCTCTGGTCCTTATAGCGATCCTGAAGTGTTAATTAATCTTGAAAAAGGTTTGCCTTTATTGCGCAAAAATTGGATCGAAGAGCGTGGCGATACTGATCAACTAACAGGCCCCTCTTCTGAGTATGGGGTTGCTCGGTCCATCGATGAGGCAACACAAAGCTTGCGTTTTGCCCACATCAATCCCCCGCGCGTTGCGAGAGCCGGTAATAACGTAAGCCAGATGCATTACGCCCGCAAAGGAATCATTACCCCTGAGATGGAGTATGTTGCTTTGCGTGAGTCCATGGGCCTTGAGCAATTACGTAAGAATCCGGAATACAAGCAATTACTTAAGCAACATGCCGGCAAGAGCTATGGCGCCAACCTACCAGACATCGTTACTGGTGAATTCGTGCGCTCAGAAATCGCAGCTGGTCGCGCAATCATTCCGGCAAACATTAATCATCCAGAACTAGAGCCAATGATTATTGGCCGCAATTTCAGGGTAAAGATTAACGGTAATTTGGGTAATTCTGCTGTGACTTCCTCGATCAATGAAGAGGTCGAGAAGATGGTGTGGTCCATACGTTGGGGTGCAGACACCATCATGGATCTGTCTACCGGCAAACACATTCATGAGACTCGTGAGTGGATCATTCGTAACTCTCCAGTTCCTATTGGTACAGTTCCGATTTATCAGGCATTAGATAAAACTGGTGGTATCGCTGAGGACCTGACTTGGGAAATGTTCCGTGACACCTTAGTTGAGCAAGCTGAGCAGGGCGTGGACTATTTCACAATTCATGCGGGTGTATTGCTGCGTTATGTTCCATTAACAGCAGATCGTATTACCGGCATTGTCTCTCGCGGCGGATCTATCATGGCCAAGTGGTGCTTAGCCCACCATAAAGAAAACTTCCTTTATACGAAGTTTGATGAAATTTGCGAAATCATGAAAGCCTATGACGTGTCATTTAGTCTAGGCGATGGTTTGCGTCCAGGCTGTATTGCCGACTCCAATGATGCAGCGCAGTTTGGTGAGCTCCATACCCTCGGTGAATTAACTGCTAAGGCCTGGAAGCATGATGTTCAAGTCATGATTGAAGGCCCTGGTCATGTTCCAATGCAGCGCATTGAAGAGAATATGACAGAGGAGTTAAAGCACTGCTTAGAGGCGCCTTTTTACACTCTCGGACCACTCATTACCGATATCGCTCCAGGTTACGATCACATCACTAGCGGTATTGGTGCTGCGCAAATCGGTTGGTACGGCACAGCGATGCTCTGCTATGTCACACCAAAAGAGCATTTAGGTTTACCCGATAAAGAAGATGTCCGCACTGGCATCATTACTTACAAGATTGCAGCGCATGGCGCAGACTTGGCTAAAGGTTTGCCGGGTGCTCAGGTGCGAGATAACGCCTTATCGAAAGCGCGTTTTGAGTTCCGCTGGGAAGATCAATTTAATCTAGGCTTAGATCCAGAGCGTGCCCGTGAATACCACGATGCCACCTTACCTGCTGAAGGCGCAAAGATTGCACACTTCTGCTCGATGTGTGGTCCGAAGTTCTGCTCTATGAAGATCACTCAAGAAGTGCGTGATTACGCGGCAACATTAGATGCAGACGGCAATCCAAAAGCGAAAGTCATTCCGATCACCGCAGAGGCAGCTAGCGATCCTGCAAAAGGTATGGAAGAAATGTCAGCAGAGTTTCGTAAGCGCGGTAGCGAGATTTATCAGTAAGTGAACAACGTATTCTCAAGCGGTAAGTACGCCATCGTTGGCGCCGGCCTCATGGGCCGGCTGCTGGCGGTCGCACTTGCTAAGCGCGGTGCTCAGGTAGAGTTGTTTGAGAAAGGTAGCTCTGATGCTTCGGGTTCTGCTGCCCGCATTGCTGCTGCGATGTTAGCCCCGCTCGCCGAATCAGCCATTACTGAAGATAACGTTGTGCGCATGGGTGTCCATAGCCTTCCGCGCTGGAAGCAGCTGATTAATGAGTTGGCTAAGCCAGTCTTCTTTCAGCAAGATGGCACCCTGATTTTGTGGCATCGGCAGGATGCGAGTGATGCGGAACGCTTTGCCTCTCACCTAGAGAGAAATTGCGATCGCAATACAGCCTTATCCAGACCATTACATTTGGATAGTCAGTCTTTAGAGAAGATTCAGCCTGGTATTGCCGATCGATTTGCGCAGGGACTTTACCTTCCCAATGAGGGCCAGTTAGATAATCGTCAATTATTGGAGGCCTTGTTAGTCGAATTAACACTGATGAAGGTTCCTTGCCATTGGCAACAATCTGCTAATCCAGAGCAACTTCGTAAAGATGCAAATGGCTTCAATTGGGTTATTGATTGTCGCGGGCTTGGCGCAAAGAACTCTTGGAAACATTCCGGCGATGCTTCCAAAGATTTGCGTGGCGTACGTGGTGAAGTGATTCGTCTGTATGCCCCAGAAGTAAAACTGTGTCGCCCCACTCGTTTGATTCATCCACGCTATCCAATTTATATTGCGCCTAAAGAAGACGATGTCTATGTTGTTGGCGCTACCGAGATTGAATCGGAAGATCTATCCCCAATGAGCGTGCGATCTGCCATGGAACTACTCAGCGCCACCTATACCGTCCATAGCGGATTTGCTGAAGCGCGTATTTTGGAAATGGCTACGCAATGTCGCCCTACGCTCAAAGATAACCTTCCCGAAATTGCCATCGATCGCAGCTCAAGTAGTGCTGACCTCATGATGATTAATGGGCTGTATCGACATGGCTTCATGATCTCACCAGCTATTCTGGATTGCGCTCTTGAACTTCTCAGTGAAGGCACTAGCGCTACGGCGATGAGCTTAGGTTTGCAGGTGACAGCCGCTAACACTCATCAGGAGATGAGCGCATGCGCGTAATCGTTAATCAGATTGCAAAAGAAGTTTCTGACGGTAGCACTATTGATGATGTTCTCTTGCTCATCGATGCAAAGCCGCCTTTTGCTGTCGCAATTAATTATGAATTCGTCCCGAAGACTCGCCATGCCGAAGAAGTTTTGCGTGAGGGCGATGAGATGGAAGTGATTTCACCAGTCACTGGTGGCTGATTTACAGAGATCTTTATAAGTAATTTATTAACATGACTGCTCCCTTAGCCATCCCAACGAATACATCAGATCCCTTGGTACTGTATGGTGAAACTTTTGCTAGCCGTTTATTGCTAGGTACATCACGCTACCCTTCCCCACAAGTTCTGGAGAATGCCGTTAAGCAATCGAACCCCGGCATGATTACTGTGAGCTTGCGCAGACAAGGCACCTCAACCACTGAAGCCCATTCGGGATTTTGGGAGCTACTCAAGAAGATGGCTGTCCCTGTCTTGCCCAACACTGCTGGCTGTCATAGCCCCAAAGAAGTCATTACGACTGCACAAATGGCGCGTGAAGTATTTGAAACACATTGGATTAAGTTAGAACTGATTGGTGATGACTACACCTTGCAGCCCGATACTCTGCGTTTAGTCTCTACAGCGGAAACATTAATCAAAGATGGATTCAAGGTCTTACCTTACTGCACCGAAGATCTGATTTTGTGTCAGCGTTTGGTCGATGTGGGATGCCAGGCAGTGATGCCGTGGGCTGCCCCCATTGGCACAGGTCAGGGCCCTTTAAATCCATATGCATTGAAACTGTTGCGTGATCGCCTAAAAGTTCCGTTATTAGTTGATGCTGGCTTAGGCCTACCATCTCATGCCTGCAGCGTGATGGAGTGGGGTTTTGATGGCGTACTGTTAAATACTGCGGTTGCGCTAGCTGATGATCCCGTTGCCATGGCCAATGCTTTTGCATTGTCAGTGAGTGCTGGTCGTACCGCTTATCTTTCAGGCGCTATGAAAGCCCAGCAATCTGCTCAAGCAAGTACTCCTTTGGTTGGTACGCCTTTCTGGCATCAAAGCTAATAAAGAAATATTCATGAGCTTAGTGCGAGACCTTGCAGATCAAATTATTGCCGCCCACAGTGCGGATGATTTATGCCTGCCGATTCCAGCGTACAGTATGTCATCGCCACCACCTAAAATTGATAATGAGCATGCAGCCGACCACTACGAACTTGCGGGAATGGTTGCCGCGATTACGATGGGCTTTATCGAGAACGATGCCAAAGTATTAGGCAAAGCCTGGTCGCGGATGGTGCATCAAGATGGTGGCTTTAATCCCTTTAAATGGCCCTCAAGGCCTGAGCATTTCGATCTCCTGCCGTGGACTCGGAATATGAATCCCAATGCCTTCGCGGAATGTCCAAAGCGTTTAGGTTTGTATGCCGTGATGCCCGATGCCGATTGGGTTAAACGCATGGTTGAGGCTGAAGTACCGACAGTGCAATTGCGATTAAAGTCTTCAGATCGACAACTGATACGCCAGCAGATTTCAGAATCAGTGAATGCGGTTAAAGGCAGCAAGACCCTTCTGTTTATTAATGATTTTTGGCAGGAAGCCATTGAAGCTGAAGCTTACGGCATTCACCTAGGACAGGAAGATTTAGAGACGGCAGATTTGGATGCCATTCGATCTGCAGGTCTACGTCTAGGTTTGAGTACCCATGGCTATGCGGAGATGGTGCTTGCAGATCGTTTTTGCCCTAGCTACATCGCTATGGGCGCGGTTTTTCCAACCAATCTCAAAAAGATGGCTACTGCCCCACAGGGCTTAGGGCGCCTCTATCAATATGCCAAACTGATGGGTCACTATCCTTTAGTTGCTATTGGCGGCATCGACGAAAGCAGCATTCATGCGGTGGCACAAAGTGGCGTTGGCTCAGTGGCGGTGGTGAGAGCTATTAATGGGGCAAGCGATCCGAAGGCGGCAGTGAAGCATCTTCAAGAATTGATGAAAACTTAATATTGACTTTCCTCGCCCGGCAATGCTGTTGGGTAAAAATCATGCATGTGCCACAAAGGTCCTGGACCTTGTCCGATATTCAAGAAACGTCCCGCTTCTAAGCCAGCCTCTACATAAGAAATACCTTTAGCAACAGCATGCGCAAGATCATGACCATCAGCTAAATAAGTCGCAATGGCTGAGGCTAATGAACATCCTGTGCCATGGGTATTGGAGGTATTTACGCGATAGTGCTTGAACTCTTTTGATTGAACTACTTCCAATCCATCTTCAATGGTTTTCCACATCAGGAAATCCGTGAGTTGGGTATGAGTAGCATCTAAATGACCACCCTTAATTAAGACAGCTTGCGGGCCCATATCGAGCAACTCTTGAGCGGCTAGCTTGAAATCTTCTGGCCCAGTAATTTCACGGCCCAACAGCAAGGAGGTCTCCTCTAAATTGGGGGTAACGAGAGTTGCCATCGGAAATAAATCCGCAATCATGGCTTGAGCAGTGTCATCCCCGCCAAGACTGGCACCCGAAGTTGCTCTTAATACGGGGTCCAAGATGATTCGCTTAGCTCCATGGCGTTTGAGGGCTTTTGCAACTATGCGGACAATTTCTGGGCTAGCCAACATGCCAATCTTGACGATATCCACACCAATGTCTAGAAACACAGCATCGATCTGGGCCTCGACCACATCTAGGTCAATATCCTGAATACGACTGACCCCTAAGGTGTTCTGGGCCGTGATGGCCGTGATAACTGACATGCCATATCCACCAAGGGCCGCGATGACTTTGAGGTCCGCCTGAATGCCAGCGCCACCCCCACTATCGGACCCGGCAATGGTCAATACTTTGGGGATCTGCACAGAACTGGGAGTAGATGATTTCATCTTGCTATAATATCGGCTTATTCCTCGATAGCTCAGCGGTAGAGCAGCAGACTGTTAATCTGTTGGTCCGTGGTTCGATCCCACGTCGAGGAGCCAGATACAAGAAAACCACCTTTTTGAACTGACCCCCAAAAGTTGGACGTTATGTCCAACCAAGGGGGTTTTGTTTTATGAGCAAGTACAGCAAGCAGTTCAAGCTAAAGGTAGTTAAAGAGTTTCTAAAGTCAGGTGGTCTTAAGCGGGTAAGTCACTTATTTGAGATTAGTCACTCAGATGTCCGCAAATGGGCTTTAGCCTATCAAGCACGTGGCCATAGTGGTCTTAATCCTAGCTACCAACGCCACTCCCCGCAGTTCAAAGTACAGGTTCTAGAGTACATGGCACAGTATCAGATATCAGCTAGGCCAGCTGCTGCCCACTTTGGGATTGGTAGTATGACCACCATTTTGCAATGGCAAAAACTCTACAATGAAGGCGGTATTACAGCCCTTGCCAATCGACAGAGAGGACAACCGCCGATGTCCCAATTTAATATCAAAGCATTACTCAAAAAGCCTATCTCGGAGCTCACGCCGGCAGAGTTGCGAAGACGTTTGGGGTATGCCGAAGCACAGGCTGCCTACCTAAAAAAGTTAGAAGCCTTAGCTCAGAGCAAAGCAGTAAAAGAGAACAAGCCCAAGTAATTACTGAGCTAAGGCCGCATTACCGTTTACCAGACTTACTACTCATCGCCAAGATGGCTAAAAGCGTTTACTACTACTGGCGGGCAGCCAGTAGTAAAGCTGATCCTTATCAGGGGGCTAAAGAGCATATCACCCAGATCTTTAATGCCCATCGGGGTCGCTATGGCTATCGGCGGGTACATTTAGAGCTGCGTAATCAACAGCAATACCTAAACCACAAGACCGTGCAAAAGCTGATGGGCCAACTAGGACTGAAGTCCCTTGTGAGGCCCAAGCGCTATCAGTCTTATAAGGGGTCTGTGGGTAAGGCAGCCCCTAACTTGTTAGAGCGCAACTTTATAGCTAAAGCACCCAATCAAAAGTGGGTGACTGATGTGACTGAGTTCAATATCAAGGGCGAGCGAGTTTATCTCTCACCCATCCTGGATCTATATAACCAAGAGATCATCTCCTATGAGATTGCTGATCGACCACAGATTAGCTCAGTAATGCAGATGCTAAAGAGCGCCTTCAAACGACTCAAGAATGAAGACAGGCCAGTATTGCACTCAGACCAGGGCTGGCAATACCAAATGGGGCTGTATCAACAGGCCCTACACCAGCAAGGCATTACTCAAAGCATGTCTAGAAAAGGTAACTGCTTAGATAACGCAGTGATGGAAAACTGGTTCGGGATTATGAAAACAGAGTTCTTCTATCGGAGAAGGTTTGAAAGTATCGAATCATTTAAAACAGAACTTAAAGAATATATCCATTACTACAACCATGATCGAATCAAACAAAAACTAAAGGGATTAAGCCCGGTGAAATACCGAACTCAATCCCTCGTGCTAACCTAACTAAACTGTCCAACTACTGGGGGTCAGTTCATTTTGGTGGTTTTTTCTTTTGCGACACGGGTAAGCAAATGGGCTTAGATCAAACCCTTCTTTTTTAGATTAGCAAGGCGGTTATTAAGGGTTTTAATGGTGAGAAGATTGTGTTTATCACCCTCCGTCCAAGCGCTCCCTCTCCATTCAATACCTTCTGGTGTGACATTGACAAATGGCTCTCTACCCTCTTTTGCGTAAGCCTCTAGGATCGTAATCAATGCAGGGCGATCATCTGATCCACCCGCATCTTTTATTGCATCCAAAATTGGCTTGGTGATCGTATCGCCATAAGTCACCTTGGAGTCTGGGTGCTTTGCTGCTACCGGCTCATCAAAGATGTACTCGTGAGGCCACTCAAAGACATTTCTGGCTGAATTTTTTACTGACTCGGGGCTCACTGAGCCGCTATCAGGATTTTTAGGATCAATAGGAAGATTTAATTCCACAATCCAAGCCTCGAATTCTGCAATACGGGCGTAGCGTTTTTCTTCACTATCGCGCTTCTGCTCTTCCTGTGACAACAGCAAAGTAACCCATGCCCAGGCAATATCTTTGGGTAGTGCAAACTCCTGAGCCAAAATACCGCTGGCTTTTTTTAAGATTGGCTTGGATGTCAGTTTTGTCATTATTTGCTTTCTGCACTCACGAATAAGTGCCTTTAATTTGGGGTGGCAAGCTTCAGAGAAGTCTTTCAATTTATTAATGCAATGCTCGCCTAGACCCCGTAGGATACTCTTGATTGACCTGTAGTTTGCTTGTTGGATACTCAAAAACCTATGCCAAAGCAGCTTTGGGGCTTGGCAGTGGCAAATATTGAGCAAGATCACCTGTATTCA is drawn from Polynucleobacter arcticus and contains these coding sequences:
- a CDS encoding NUDIX hydrolase; translated protein: MHKITTSTIAALEEMLQNSARPAPQDFLPIYFLGGATVRLVIGHLNPDFAPYLLESLAKNPIAHVEMGHDQMTIGRARPLALSGSLAKLADRMHQGGFIPGWRKEDFAWIDENGHEYFRLERSAFRTFGFRSMATHINGYTKAGNLWLGRRSETKATDPGRLDNLAAGGIGADETPWVNARRELWEEAGVPPQISDQIEPIGRIHMRRPIPGRGFHDEQLYIYDLELAENFVPTNHDGEVSSFIEISLSEAAARILADEFTGDAAFVTADFILRNTKAS
- the thiC gene encoding phosphomethylpyrimidine synthase ThiC, giving the protein MDMSANNKTKQEIPSLKSLERDFGQKFAYPASTKTYLEGSRPDIKAPIRMIEQLSTRVGEEMVANPPIPVYDTSGPYSDPEVLINLEKGLPLLRKNWIEERGDTDQLTGPSSEYGVARSIDEATQSLRFAHINPPRVARAGNNVSQMHYARKGIITPEMEYVALRESMGLEQLRKNPEYKQLLKQHAGKSYGANLPDIVTGEFVRSEIAAGRAIIPANINHPELEPMIIGRNFRVKINGNLGNSAVTSSINEEVEKMVWSIRWGADTIMDLSTGKHIHETREWIIRNSPVPIGTVPIYQALDKTGGIAEDLTWEMFRDTLVEQAEQGVDYFTIHAGVLLRYVPLTADRITGIVSRGGSIMAKWCLAHHKENFLYTKFDEICEIMKAYDVSFSLGDGLRPGCIADSNDAAQFGELHTLGELTAKAWKHDVQVMIEGPGHVPMQRIEENMTEELKHCLEAPFYTLGPLITDIAPGYDHITSGIGAAQIGWYGTAMLCYVTPKEHLGLPDKEDVRTGIITYKIAAHGADLAKGLPGAQVRDNALSKARFEFRWEDQFNLGLDPERAREYHDATLPAEGAKIAHFCSMCGPKFCSMKITQEVRDYAATLDADGNPKAKVIPITAEAASDPAKGMEEMSAEFRKRGSEIYQ
- a CDS encoding FAD-dependent oxidoreductase, whose amino-acid sequence is MGRLLAVALAKRGAQVELFEKGSSDASGSAARIAAAMLAPLAESAITEDNVVRMGVHSLPRWKQLINELAKPVFFQQDGTLILWHRQDASDAERFASHLERNCDRNTALSRPLHLDSQSLEKIQPGIADRFAQGLYLPNEGQLDNRQLLEALLVELTLMKVPCHWQQSANPEQLRKDANGFNWVIDCRGLGAKNSWKHSGDASKDLRGVRGEVIRLYAPEVKLCRPTRLIHPRYPIYIAPKEDDVYVVGATEIESEDLSPMSVRSAMELLSATYTVHSGFAEARILEMATQCRPTLKDNLPEIAIDRSSSSADLMMINGLYRHGFMISPAILDCALELLSEGTSATAMSLGLQVTAANTHQEMSACA
- the thiS gene encoding sulfur carrier protein ThiS, producing the protein MRVIVNQIAKEVSDGSTIDDVLLLIDAKPPFAVAINYEFVPKTRHAEEVLREGDEMEVISPVTGG
- a CDS encoding thiazole synthase, translating into MTAPLAIPTNTSDPLVLYGETFASRLLLGTSRYPSPQVLENAVKQSNPGMITVSLRRQGTSTTEAHSGFWELLKKMAVPVLPNTAGCHSPKEVITTAQMAREVFETHWIKLELIGDDYTLQPDTLRLVSTAETLIKDGFKVLPYCTEDLILCQRLVDVGCQAVMPWAAPIGTGQGPLNPYALKLLRDRLKVPLLVDAGLGLPSHACSVMEWGFDGVLLNTAVALADDPVAMANAFALSVSAGRTAYLSGAMKAQQSAQASTPLVGTPFWHQS
- a CDS encoding thiamine phosphate synthase, yielding MSLVRDLADQIIAAHSADDLCLPIPAYSMSSPPPKIDNEHAADHYELAGMVAAITMGFIENDAKVLGKAWSRMVHQDGGFNPFKWPSRPEHFDLLPWTRNMNPNAFAECPKRLGLYAVMPDADWVKRMVEAEVPTVQLRLKSSDRQLIRQQISESVNAVKGSKTLLFINDFWQEAIEAEAYGIHLGQEDLETADLDAIRSAGLRLGLSTHGYAEMVLADRFCPSYIAMGAVFPTNLKKMATAPQGLGRLYQYAKLMGHYPLVAIGGIDESSIHAVAQSGVGSVAVVRAINGASDPKAAVKHLQELMKT
- the thiD gene encoding bifunctional hydroxymethylpyrimidine kinase/phosphomethylpyrimidine kinase encodes the protein MKSSTPSSVQIPKVLTIAGSDSGGGAGIQADLKVIAALGGYGMSVITAITAQNTLGVSRIQDIDLDVVEAQIDAVFLDIGVDIVKIGMLASPEIVRIVAKALKRHGAKRIILDPVLRATSGASLGGDDTAQAMIADLFPMATLVTPNLEETSLLLGREITGPEDFKLAAQELLDMGPQAVLIKGGHLDATHTQLTDFLMWKTIEDGLEVVQSKEFKHYRVNTSNTHGTGCSLASAIATYLADGHDLAHAVAKGISYVEAGLEAGRFLNIGQGPGPLWHMHDFYPTALPGEESQY
- a CDS encoding IS3 family transposase (programmed frameshift) translates to MSKYSKQFKLKVVKEFLKSGGLKRVSHLFEISHSDVRKWALAYQARGHSGLNPSYQRHSPQFKVQVLEYMAQYQISARPAAAHFGIGSMTTILQWQKLYNEGGITALANRQRGQPPMSQFNIKALLKKPISELTPAELRRRLGYAEAQAAYLKKFRSLSSEQSSKREQAQVITELRPHYRLPDLLLIAKMAKSVYYYWRAASSKADPYQGAKEHITQIFNAHRGRYGYRRVHLELRNQQQYLNHKTVQKLMGQLGLKSLVRPKRYQSYKGSVGKAAPNLLERNFIAKAPNQKWVTDVTEFNIKGERVYLSPILDLYNQEIISYEIADRPQISSVMQMLKSAFKRLKNEDRPVLHSDQGWQYQMGLYQQALHQQGITQSMSRKGNCLDNAVMENWFGIMKTEFFYRRRFESIESFKTELKEYIHYYNHDRIKQKLKGLSPVKYRTQSLVLT